From a region of the Bradyrhizobium diazoefficiens genome:
- a CDS encoding NADP-dependent isocitrate dehydrogenase, producing MAKIKVSNPVVELDGDEMTRIIWQYIKDKLINPFLDVELLYFDLGMEYRDHTNDQVTVDAAEAIKKVGVGVKCATITPDEARVKEFNLKQMWKSPNGTIRNILGGCIFREPIICKNVPRLVPGWSKPIIIGRHAYGDQYRATDIKFPGKGTLSMKFVGEDGTVIEKEVFKAPGAGVAMEMYNLDDSIIDFARASFNYGLLRGYPVYLSTKNTILKVYDGRFKDIFQDIFDREFKKDFDAKGLTYEHRLIDDMVASALKWSGGYVWACKNYDGDVQSDTVAQGYGSLGLMTSVLLTPDGKTVEAEAAHGTVTRHYREHQKGKETSTNSIASIFAWTRGLAHRAKLDNNAELAKFANTLEKVCVDTVEAGYMTKDLALLVGADQRWLSTTGFLDKVAENLTKELAA from the coding sequence ATGGCAAAAATCAAGGTATCCAATCCCGTCGTCGAACTCGATGGCGACGAGATGACCCGGATCATCTGGCAGTACATCAAGGACAAGCTGATCAATCCGTTCCTGGATGTCGAGCTGCTCTATTTCGACCTGGGGATGGAATACCGCGACCACACCAACGATCAGGTCACCGTCGACGCCGCCGAGGCCATCAAGAAGGTCGGCGTCGGCGTCAAATGCGCCACCATCACCCCGGATGAAGCCCGGGTGAAGGAGTTCAACCTGAAGCAGATGTGGAAGTCGCCGAACGGCACCATCCGCAACATCCTCGGCGGCTGCATCTTCCGCGAGCCGATCATCTGCAAGAACGTGCCGCGCTTGGTTCCCGGCTGGAGCAAGCCGATCATCATCGGCCGCCATGCCTATGGCGATCAGTACCGCGCCACCGACATCAAATTCCCGGGCAAGGGCACCCTGTCGATGAAGTTCGTCGGCGAGGACGGCACCGTGATCGAGAAGGAAGTGTTCAAGGCCCCCGGCGCCGGCGTCGCCATGGAGATGTACAATCTCGACGATTCCATCATCGACTTCGCCCGCGCCTCCTTCAATTACGGCCTGCTGCGCGGCTACCCGGTCTATCTGTCGACCAAGAACACAATTCTGAAGGTCTATGACGGCCGCTTCAAGGACATCTTCCAGGACATCTTCGACCGCGAGTTCAAGAAGGACTTCGACGCCAAGGGCCTGACCTACGAGCACCGCCTGATCGACGACATGGTGGCCTCGGCGCTGAAATGGTCCGGCGGCTATGTCTGGGCCTGCAAGAACTACGACGGCGACGTGCAGTCCGATACGGTCGCGCAGGGCTACGGCTCGCTCGGCCTGATGACCTCGGTCCTCCTCACCCCCGACGGCAAGACCGTGGAAGCGGAAGCTGCCCACGGCACGGTGACGCGCCACTACCGCGAGCACCAGAAGGGCAAGGAGACCTCGACCAACTCGATCGCCTCGATCTTCGCCTGGACGCGCGGCCTCGCCCACCGCGCCAAGCTCGACAACAATGCCGAGCTCGCCAAGTTCGCCAATACGCTGGAGAAAGTCTGTGTCGACACCGTCGAGGCCGGCTACATGACCAAGGACCTCGCGCTCCTGGTCGGCGCCGACCAGCGCTGGCTCTCGACCACTGGCTTCCTCGACAAGGTCGCGGAGAACCTGACCAAGGAGCTGGCGGCGTAA
- the alaS gene encoding alanine--tRNA ligase, protein MSGVNEIRSTFLNFFAENGHEIVPSSPLVPRNDPTLMFTNAGMVQFKNVFTGVEKRPYQRATTSQKCVRAGGKHNDLDNVGYTARHLTFFEMLGNFSFGDYFKERAIELAWTLITREFGLKKDKLLVTVYHTDDEAAGLWKKIAGLSDDRIIRIPTSDNFWAMGDTGPCGPCSEIFIDRGEHIWGGPPGSPEEDGDRFLEFWNLVFMQYEQVTKEERVPLPRPSIDTGMGLERMACILQGVESVFETDLFRHLIDATASALGSGPTQQTVASFRVIADHLRSSAFLVTDGVLPSNEGRGYVLRRIMRRAMRHAQLLGAKEPLMHRLVWALVREMGQAYPDLMRAENLIEETLRLEETRFRKTLVRGLAILDEKSVGLKKGDMFDGDVAFTLYDTYGFPLDLTQDALKSRGIGVDQAAFSDAMERQKAKARESWKGSGEAASEAIWFPLREKLGATEFLGYETESAEGVVSALVKDGAEVASLKAGEPGAIVLNQTPFYAESGGQVGDTGVLLGEGGIKFRVTDTQKKLGDLFVHVGTVESGELKLGTALQLEVDHSRRSSIRAHHSATHLIHEALRQVLGDHIAQRGSLVAPDRLRFDFVHPKPITAEELARIEDIANDVVLENDEVTTRVMGVDEAREAGARALFGEKYGDEVRVVSMGRTARERGANALGWSVELCGGTHVKRTGDIGLITLTSESAVAAGVRRIEALTGNYARRHANETMALAKTAANELRTSLDDVPARIAALMEERKKLERELSDARKKLAMGGGASAGNGAASGVREVGEVKLMARAVEGIEMKDLKSLADDGKKQIGSGVVAIVGVTEDGKAGVVVGVTQDLTARFNAVNLVRIASEALGGKGGGGRPDMAQAGGPDGAKASDALSAIEKAMAGA, encoded by the coding sequence ATGAGCGGCGTCAACGAGATCAGGTCGACCTTTCTGAACTTCTTTGCCGAGAACGGCCACGAGATCGTGCCGTCCTCGCCGCTCGTGCCGCGCAACGACCCGACCTTGATGTTCACCAATGCCGGCATGGTGCAGTTCAAGAACGTCTTCACCGGCGTCGAGAAGCGGCCCTATCAACGCGCCACCACGTCGCAGAAATGCGTGCGCGCCGGCGGCAAGCACAACGACCTCGACAATGTCGGCTACACCGCGCGCCATCTCACCTTCTTCGAGATGCTCGGCAACTTCTCCTTCGGCGATTACTTCAAGGAGCGGGCGATCGAGCTCGCCTGGACGCTGATCACCAGGGAGTTCGGGCTGAAGAAGGACAAGCTGCTGGTCACGGTCTATCACACCGATGACGAGGCGGCCGGCCTGTGGAAGAAGATCGCCGGCCTCTCCGACGACCGCATCATTCGCATCCCGACCTCGGACAATTTCTGGGCGATGGGCGACACCGGTCCGTGCGGCCCGTGCTCGGAGATATTCATCGACCGCGGCGAGCACATCTGGGGCGGGCCTCCGGGCTCGCCGGAAGAGGACGGCGACCGCTTCCTCGAATTCTGGAATCTCGTGTTCATGCAATACGAGCAGGTGACGAAGGAGGAGCGCGTACCGCTGCCGCGTCCCTCGATCGACACCGGCATGGGCCTGGAGCGCATGGCCTGCATCCTGCAGGGCGTCGAGAGCGTGTTCGAGACCGATCTGTTCCGCCATCTGATCGATGCGACCGCGTCCGCGCTCGGCAGCGGGCCGACCCAGCAGACCGTCGCCTCGTTCCGCGTCATCGCCGACCATTTGCGCTCCTCGGCCTTCCTGGTCACGGATGGCGTGCTGCCCTCGAACGAGGGCCGCGGCTACGTGCTGCGCCGGATCATGCGCCGCGCGATGCGCCATGCGCAGCTGCTCGGTGCCAAGGAGCCGCTGATGCATCGCCTGGTCTGGGCGCTGGTACGCGAGATGGGCCAGGCCTATCCCGACCTGATGCGCGCGGAGAATCTGATCGAGGAAACGCTGCGGCTGGAAGAGACCCGCTTCCGCAAGACGCTGGTGCGCGGCCTTGCCATCCTCGACGAGAAGAGCGTGGGCCTGAAGAAGGGCGACATGTTCGACGGCGACGTCGCCTTCACGCTGTACGACACCTACGGCTTCCCGCTCGACCTGACGCAGGACGCGCTGAAGTCGCGCGGCATCGGTGTGGATCAAGCTGCGTTCAGCGACGCGATGGAGCGCCAGAAGGCCAAGGCGCGCGAGTCCTGGAAGGGCTCGGGCGAGGCGGCCTCCGAAGCGATCTGGTTCCCGCTGCGCGAGAAGCTGGGTGCGACCGAATTCCTGGGCTACGAGACCGAGAGCGCCGAGGGCGTGGTGTCCGCGCTGGTGAAGGACGGTGCCGAGGTCGCCAGCCTCAAGGCCGGCGAGCCAGGGGCGATCGTGCTGAACCAGACGCCGTTCTACGCGGAATCAGGCGGCCAGGTCGGCGACACCGGCGTGCTGCTTGGGGAGGGCGGCATCAAGTTCCGCGTCACCGACACGCAGAAGAAGCTCGGCGATCTCTTCGTGCACGTCGGCACCGTCGAGAGCGGCGAGCTGAAGCTCGGCACTGCGCTGCAGCTCGAGGTCGATCATTCGCGCCGTTCGTCGATCCGCGCGCATCACTCGGCGACGCATCTGATCCACGAGGCATTGCGCCAGGTGCTCGGCGACCATATCGCCCAGCGCGGCTCGCTGGTCGCGCCGGATCGTTTGAGGTTCGACTTCGTGCATCCGAAGCCGATCACGGCGGAGGAGCTCGCCCGCATCGAGGACATCGCCAACGACGTGGTGCTGGAAAACGACGAGGTCACCACGCGCGTGATGGGTGTGGATGAGGCCCGCGAAGCCGGAGCGCGTGCGCTGTTCGGCGAAAAGTATGGCGACGAGGTCCGCGTCGTCTCGATGGGCCGGACCGCGCGCGAGCGCGGCGCCAACGCGCTCGGCTGGTCGGTCGAGCTCTGCGGCGGCACGCACGTCAAGCGCACCGGCGACATCGGTCTGATCACGCTCACGAGCGAGAGCGCGGTGGCCGCCGGCGTGCGCCGTATCGAGGCGCTGACTGGCAATTACGCGCGCAGGCACGCCAACGAGACCATGGCGCTGGCGAAGACGGCGGCGAACGAGCTGCGCACCTCGCTCGACGACGTGCCGGCGCGCATCGCCGCCCTGATGGAGGAGCGCAAGAAGCTCGAGCGCGAGCTGTCCGACGCACGCAAGAAGCTCGCGATGGGCGGCGGCGCCTCGGCCGGCAACGGCGCAGCTTCGGGCGTGCGCGAGGTCGGCGAGGTCAAGCTGATGGCGCGCGCGGTCGAGGGCATCGAGATGAAGGATCTCAAGAGCCTTGCCGACGACGGCAAGAAGCAGATCGGCTCGGGCGTCGTCGCCATCGTCGGCGTCACCGAGGACGGCAAGGCCGGTGTCGTGGTCGGCGTCACGCAAGACCTCACCGCGCGCTTCAATGCGGTGAACCTGGTGCGCATTGCCTCCGAAGCGCTCGGCGGCAAGGGCGGCGGCGGCCGGCCCGATATGGCCCAGGCCGGAGGCCCCGATGGGGCCAAGGCGTCCGATGCGCTGAGCGCGATCGAAAAAGCGATGGCGGGCGCTTAA
- the gcvT gene encoding glycine cleavage system aminomethyltransferase GcvT: MLARDNQNSLKRTPLHGLHVALGGKMVPFAGYDMPVQYPAGVLKEHLHTRAAAGLFDVSHMGQIAVRPKSGRIEDAAHALERLVPQDIVAIAPGRQRYAQFTNSDGGILDDLMVAHFGDYLFLVVNAACKDADEAHLRANLADACIIEPLADRALIALQGPKAEAVLAKFCAEARSMTFMDAGPHEVAGIQCFVSRSGYTGEDGFEVSVPAGDAERLAKMLLDNPDVLPIGLGARDSLRLEAGLCLYGHDIDTATTPVEAALEWSVHKSRRSGGARAGGFPGAEKILAHFDQGASRRRVGLRPEGRAPVREGALLFADGAAGEPIGQVTSGGFGPSLNAPVAMGYVPTSRSALGTKLFAEVRGQRLPLQVAAMPFVKNTYKR, from the coding sequence ATGCTTGCGCGCGACAACCAAAACTCCCTGAAACGCACGCCCCTTCATGGGCTTCACGTCGCCCTGGGCGGCAAGATGGTGCCGTTCGCGGGCTATGACATGCCCGTGCAATATCCGGCGGGCGTGCTGAAGGAGCACCTCCATACCCGCGCCGCCGCCGGCCTGTTCGACGTCTCGCATATGGGGCAGATCGCAGTTCGGCCGAAGTCCGGGAGGATCGAGGACGCTGCCCACGCGCTGGAACGCCTGGTGCCGCAGGACATCGTGGCGATTGCGCCGGGGCGGCAGCGCTACGCCCAGTTCACCAATTCCGATGGCGGCATTCTCGACGATCTCATGGTCGCCCATTTCGGCGATTACCTGTTCCTGGTCGTCAACGCCGCCTGCAAGGACGCGGACGAGGCGCATCTGCGCGCGAATCTTGCGGACGCTTGCATCATCGAGCCGCTCGCAGACCGCGCGCTGATCGCGCTGCAGGGACCGAAGGCGGAGGCGGTGCTGGCGAAATTCTGTGCAGAGGCACGGTCCATGACATTCATGGATGCCGGTCCGCATGAGGTCGCCGGCATCCAGTGCTTCGTCTCGCGCTCCGGCTACACCGGCGAGGACGGCTTCGAGGTCTCGGTTCCCGCTGGCGATGCCGAACGCCTCGCCAAAATGCTGCTGGACAATCCCGACGTGCTGCCGATCGGCCTCGGGGCCCGCGACAGCCTGCGGCTGGAAGCCGGGCTCTGTCTTTATGGCCACGATATCGACACCGCGACCACGCCGGTCGAAGCCGCGCTGGAATGGTCGGTGCACAAGAGCCGCCGCAGCGGCGGCGCTCGCGCCGGCGGCTTTCCCGGCGCCGAGAAAATCCTCGCCCATTTCGACCAGGGCGCATCCCGCCGCCGCGTCGGCCTGCGGCCTGAGGGCCGTGCGCCAGTGCGCGAGGGCGCGCTGCTGTTTGCAGATGGCGCCGCAGGCGAGCCGATTGGACAAGTCACTTCGGGCGGTTTCGGCCCGAGCCTGAATGCGCCGGTCGCGATGGGCTACGTGCCCACGAGCCGGAGCGCACTCGGCACGAAACTCTTCGCCG